In the Danio rerio strain Tuebingen ecotype United States chromosome 8, GRCz12tu, whole genome shotgun sequence genome, one interval contains:
- the si:ch73-211l2.1 gene encoding beta-1,4-galactosyltransferase galt-1 has protein sequence MESKNKFTVLLLLSCMATIFSTLVLKHKDTLTITTHLKKNTIKIQEDSHLITPIKDSEHFMVSAFIDHRLDGAIRVISIIKRNNLQPLYCVYCTPEHVCETVETEVQIHADHFGFPFHVSDVICKGKNMQSASHVLITTHPTKNSYNLKIDYLLIKNNVVTDNFKYNFTVCISNLFGSYNNILQFAQTMEMYKLLGIQHVVIYKTSSGPDLKKLLKHYESEGLLEIVSWPIDKFLNASSGWNFQEHKGDLHYYGQLVTLNECIYRHMYQSRYVLLNDIDEIIMPYKYSNLQSLMEDLQSADPSKGVFIIENHVFPKTQFEDSGKFKRKEWKNIAGINIMEHIYREPERKNVYNPAKMIVNPRKVEQTSVHSSLMIFGESYHVPFNVCRIVHVREPLQGSLTKEELFIDKRVWDFEKDLIPNVDRTLKLSGLLKDSS, from the coding sequence ATGGAAAGCAAAAACAAATTTACAGTGCTTCTTCTACTATCATGTATGGCCACTATTTTTAGCACATTGGTTTTGAAACACAAGGATACTCTAACGATAACAACTCATCTAAAAAAGAATACAATCAAAATCCAAGAGGATTCACATTTAATAACGCCCATTAAAGACTCTGAGCATTTCATGGTTTCTGCCTTTATTGACCACAGACTGGACGGGGCCATTCGAGTCATCAGCATAATAAAAAGAAACAACCTGCAGCCACTTTACTGTGTTTACTGTACCCCCGAACATGTCTGCGAAACTGTTGAGACTGAGGTCCAGATACACGCCGACCATTTTGGCTTTCCTTTTCATGTCTCAGATGTGATTTGTAAAGGCAAGAACATGCAAAGTGCATCACATGTTCTCATAACAACTCATCCAACAAAAAATTCATACAACCTCAAGATTGACTATCTGCTGATCAAAAATAATGTGGTAACAGACAATTTCAAGTATAACTTCACTGTTTGCATCTCCAACCTTTTTGGAAGCTACAACAACATACTGCAGTTTGCTCAAACTATGGAGATGTACAAACTTCTGGGCATACAGCATGTGGTCATCTATAAAACCAGCTCTGGTCCAGACTTGAAGAAGCTTCTAAAACATTATGAATCAGAAGGGTTATTGGAGATTGTTTCGTGGCCTATCGACAAGTTTCTGAATGCCTCCTCAGGCTGGAATTTTCAGGAACACAAAGGCGATCTTCATTATTATGGTCAGTTAGTAACACTTAACGAGTGCATCTACAGGCACATGTATCAATCCAGATATGTTCTTCTAAATGACATCGATGAGATCATCATGccatacaaatactcaaatttacAGTCTCTTATGGAGGACCTCCAGTCTGCTGATCCCAGTAAAGGAGTATTCATCATAGAGAACCACGTATTCCCCAAAACACAATTTGAGGACAGCGGGAAGTTCAAGCGAAAAGAATGGAAAAATATTGCTGGAATCAATATCATGGAGCACATTTACAGAGAACCTGAACGTAAGAATGTTTACAATCCCGCAAAGATGATTGTCAACCCAAGGAAGGTGGAGCAGACATCAGTGCATTCCTCCTTGATGATTTTTGGAGAGAGTTACCATGTTCCATTTAATGTATGTAGGATTGTGCATGTGAGAGAACCACTGCAGGGGAGTCTGACCAAAGAGGAActcttcatagacaaaagagtctGGGACTTTGAAAAAGATCTGATACCAAATGTTGACAGAACTTTGAAACTTTCTGGACTACTTAAGGATTCCAGTTGA